The Candidatus Hydrogenedentota bacterium genome window below encodes:
- a CDS encoding metal-dependent transcriptional regulator — translation MVDHAGREDTSAQDMDEANDSSHWREFSHNHLSHSRAHYLMAIDTLRSELGYARTTDVAEMLEVSRGAASMALAQLKKRGWVAEDPNRFLLLTDEGKQITELVSQNFAILSRFFEQVLGVSKEKSVSDACKMEHLMGLETGRRLLWLTDYLLGESGAAAQARKHMKEFKAGPASGLDLDSI, via the coding sequence ATGGTGGACCATGCCGGCCGTGAGGACACCAGCGCCCAGGACATGGACGAGGCGAACGACTCCAGCCATTGGCGGGAGTTTTCCCACAACCACCTCTCCCATTCCCGCGCGCATTATTTGATGGCCATAGACACGCTGCGCTCGGAACTGGGCTATGCCCGCACCACGGACGTTGCGGAGATGCTGGAGGTTTCCCGGGGCGCGGCCTCCATGGCGCTGGCGCAGTTGAAGAAGCGCGGGTGGGTGGCCGAGGACCCGAACCGGTTCCTTTTGCTCACAGACGAGGGGAAGCAGATCACCGAGCTGGTGTCCCAGAATTTTGCCATTCTCTCTCGCTTTTTCGAGCAGGTGCTGGGGGTTTCCAAGGAGAAATCCGTCAGTGACGCCTGCAAAATGGAGCATCTCATGGGGCTTGAAACCGGACGCAGGCTGCTGTGGCTGACGGATTATCTGCTCGGGGAAAGCGGGGCGGCCGCGCAGGCGCGCAAACACATGAAAGAGTTCAAGGCGGGTCCGGCATCGGGGTTGGACCTGGACAGCATTTGA